The Candidatus Nitrosopumilus sp. SW genomic sequence AATTTCTGTTTATAGTACAAAATTTGATGGTATTGGTGGAAAAATACGTGTAACTCCAGAAGATTTTGAAGTATCTGAAAAGATTTTAGAAAAAACACAGAACTCTATTAATCAAGAAGAAGGTTATACTGTTTACAAATTAAAAAAGAAAAAAATTGATACAAACCATGCATTATCTGATGTTTTTAAAAAGAAAGGAATTAGATTAAAGTCTCTAGGCCTAAAAGATGCATCTGCAATCACTGAGCAATTTGTTTGTTCTGGGAATAAAGGTAAAACAATAGAAGATTATTCTACAGAAAAATATTCTTTGAAAAAAGTTGGTTTTGTAAAAAAACCCCTTTCAAAGAAAGATATGATTGGTAATCATTTCAAAATTAAAATCTCTGAGTGTTCTCATGGATTGTCTTCTTTTACAGAATTTGAAAATGTTCTAAATTTTTATGGTTATCAGAGATTTGGTTCAAAAAGACCTGTGACTCATTTGATAGGAAAAGCAATACTTCAAAGAAACTTTGATGAAGCGGTTAAACTAATTTTGTCCTTTACTTCTGACTATGATTCAAAAGAAAATAATGAAATTCGAGGTAAACTTGCTGATAAACAGAATTACAAGCAATATTTTGAAAAAATTCCAAAGCAAATGGATATTGAAAGAATTGTTTTAAAAGAACTGATTGATCATGATGACCCTTTCCGTGCAGTACGTGCAATCCCACTATCTTTGAGGCGATTTTATATCCAGGCATATCAATCCTTCATCTTCAATAACTCTCTAAGTGCTGCATTTACTGATGGTGAAAATCTGTTTGAGGCCAAATCTGGTGATGTGTGTTTTGATCATAAAGGGATAATTGGGAAATTCATCCAAGGGTTAGATCAAAATCTTGCATTGCCTTTTGTTGGATATTCCTATTACAAAAAAACAAGATTTGATAATCAAATCTCACAGATACTCAAACAAGAAGAAGTATCTCCAAAGGATTTCTTTATCAAAGAAATGCAAGAGGTAAGCAGTGAAGGTGG encodes the following:
- the truD gene encoding tRNA pseudouridine(13) synthase TruD, with protein sequence MIPTLDSQIGISVYSTKFDGIGGKIRVTPEDFEVSEKILEKTQNSINQEEGYTVYKLKKKKIDTNHALSDVFKKKGIRLKSLGLKDASAITEQFVCSGNKGKTIEDYSTEKYSLKKVGFVKKPLSKKDMIGNHFKIKISECSHGLSSFTEFENVLNFYGYQRFGSKRPVTHLIGKAILQRNFDEAVKLILSFTSDYDSKENNEIRGKLADKQNYKQYFEKIPKQMDIERIVLKELIDHDDPFRAVRAIPLSLRRFYIQAYQSFIFNNSLSAAFTDGENLFEAKSGDVCFDHKGIIGKFIQGLDQNLALPFVGYSYYKKTRFDNQISQILKQEEVSPKDFFIKEMQEVSSEGGFRQAAIDCSDYSSHDNVVEFTLSRGSFATILLREIMKPSDPISAGF